A segment of the Aromatoleum aromaticum EbN1 genome:
CTGCAGCGCGGCGAGAACGGCCGGCTCGCCCAATCCGCATTCCGCGCCGATCGCGGCAAACGGCTCGGAAACGAGGGGAAACCCGCGTTGGTAGTCATTCAACAGGCGAAACGTGGCCGTATGGGGTTGATGAACCGCTCCGGGCCCGGCCATCGTCGTGATGCACATCTGCGTGGCGCTCGTGCAAGGCATGTCCTAAAAACCTGTCCGGAAGGCGCGGCTGGTGAAGAAAATGCCGCTCGGGCTGGCGGCGGGGAGTTCGGCGCGCTTGTCGCGCTTCGCGGTGCCGTAGATCACGACCTTGTTGTCGTCACGCGCAGACACCCAGACCTCCTCGCCTTTCGGTGCAAACTCCATGTGAAGAATCGCCCGGCCGGGCTGCAGCGTATCGACGACGCTGTTTCCGACTGTATCGATCACCTGGACCCAGCCGTTGTCGGGGAAGGCGAAATTGACCCACACTTCGCGGCCGTCGGGCCTCGCCATCACGAACACCGGCTGGCTCTTGACCGGAATCCGCCCAACCTCCTTCCAGCTGCCGAGTTCGACGACCAGGACTTCGTGACGGCCGATCGCCGGCAGGTATGCGCGTCCCGCGGCAACGGCCCAGCCGCGCAGATGCGGCATCTTGTACACCGGCAATGCCTGCTCGCCCCGGCCGTAGCCCGGCAGGATCGTGCGCACGCCCAGTTCGGGATGCCACAGGTCGAGCATCGACAGACCGTCCTCGCCGAACAGCCCGGCGATGTAGTAGCGCCCGTCGGGCGTCACCAGCGCATCGTACGGTTGCTTGCCGGATGGGTAACGCTCGGTCTTCGGATGCCGCGGATCGGAGAGGTCGGTGACCCGGATCTCGTTCGCGTCGAACAGCGAATAGACGAAACGGTTGCCCGGCAGGTCGGCCAACCCGACGACTTTCGAGCGCTTGCCATCGAGACCGTAGGTGGCCGGCACATCGGCGAGCAGTTCCAGGGTGTCCGCGTCGAAAGCCTTGATTCCGCCCGGTTCGTAGTTCTGCGCGACGAGGATGCGTCCGTCCTGGGAAATCGCGCCGCCGATCGCGTTGCCGGCCTGTACCACGCGGTTCGCGATCGTCGCCGTGAGAAGATCCACCTTCGTCAGGCCCCCATCGCGGCCGAAGACGTAGGCATAACGACTGTCCCGTGAAAACACCACCGATGCATGGGACAGGTCGCCGAGGCCCGAAACCTGCGCGAGCGCCCGACGATGCGTCGTCTCGATGACCTGCAACTGTCCGGTCGCGCGCTCGACGACGACGCCGAGATCGCCGGTACCACGCAAGGCGACCGGCTGTTGGGAAGCGCACGCCGACAGCAGGAGCACCGAGACAGTCAATGCTGCACGCTTCACTTTGCTTCCGGACATCATGCGTCTCTCTTTTTCGGGTGCCGATGGGCAGACTGGCGAAGGCGCCGTCACCGCGTGCCCGCCGTCTGTTGGGTGGACGCCGGGCCACCATCCGCGGGAAAGCCTTCGACGAGCCGTTCCACGACCCAGGCAGCCTCCGATTCATCGACCAGGCCGCGAAACGACGGCATTGGCGTACCGGGCCGACCATCGACAATCGTCGCGATCAGCCCCTCCGGAGGTTTTCCCCGCAGCGCCGCCGGAGTGAGGGCCGGACCGAGGCCGCCCTGCAGGGTCAGGCCGTGACATGAGCCACAGTCCTGGCGAACCATATGGACCAGCTCGGACTGTCGTGTGTCGTCGGGAGCAATGCCCTGGGCGTGAACCGGAAAAACCAGCGCCGGAAGAAAAGCTGCGATCAAGATGCTTCGACAGAACATTCTCGGGGTCCTCGTCAGTCCGCGGAGGAAAGGTTTGCGATTCTGGACGGGAGGCCGCCCTGTATCCGTTCAGCCATCGTCCGAGTATCGCGGCGACATAGCCTGCTCCTCCTTGATATCGGTTAATTTCCCGGGTTACAAGTAGGGATAAAGTGGCGACACCCGAACGTCCTGTTCGCGCCATTCGAATCGGCCGCGGCGCACATATTCGCGGCATAAGCGGAGAGCTCTAATGAGCAAGAATATCGGCGGCTTCGATCCAGCGGTAAGGGGTAGCGATCTTCCGACGCGAGTCGCGCGGGCTGGCAAGGTGTATCTCGTCGGCGCCGGTCCCGGCGACCCGGAACTCCTCACGCTGAAAGCGGCACGCCTGCTGGCCGGCGCACAGGCAGTAGTCTACGACCACCTCGTCGGCGACGGCATTCTCGAACTGATCAACCCCACGGCGCGAATGATCTACGCCGGTAAGGAGGCGGGACATCACGCCCTTCCCCAGGATCAGATCAATCACCTGCTCGTCCAACTCGCGCGCACCGGCACCAACGTAGTCAGGCTAAAGGGCGGCGACCCGTTCATGTTCGGTCGCGGCGGCGAGGAGATGGAGGAACTGCTGGCCTGCGGCATCGAATGCGAGATCGTGCCCGGCATCACGGCGGCTTGCGGGATCGCAGCCTGTACAGGAATCCCGCTGACTCATCGCGACCACGCCCGCTCGGTGATCTTCACGACCGGACATCTCAAGGACGACACGGTCAACCTCGATTGGCCTGCCCTTGCACGACCGAAACAGACGGTCGTGATCTACATGGGGCTCGCGGCGCTCGAAATCATCTGCCACCAGTTGATGGCCCACGGCCTGCCTGCCGACACGCCCGCGGCCGTGATTCACGCTGGCACGACGGACCGGCAGGTCATCGTCGCTGATCGCATCGACCGCCTTGTCGCCACCGCACGCCACGCCCAGCTCGAATCGCCCGCACTGATCATGATCGGCTCGGTGGTGTCGCTCCACTCCCTCGCCCATGACAATCGCACATTCCGGGAACTCGCCCTCACGGCATGAGCGCCCGCCCTGGGTCATCGCCGGGAAAAGACCGCAATTTGATCAAGGTTAAGGATTCCGGCGCTTTAGAAGCTCAATCTCTGCGGCTGTCAGCCGTGTTGCGTAAAATCTTTATGACGGGAGATAGACCATGAGTAGCAAGAGAAGAAGCTGGACCACCGGTGCATTCCTGCTTGCGAGCCTGCCGATGGCAATGTCTCAGGCATACGCGCAGGCAAATACCGAGGAACATGTCGGCGAAGCGGAGGCGAAGTACCAAGCCGGCGGTTCTCCGCTGGCCGACGTCGAGATGTACCAGGACATCAATCCCGACGCTCCCAAGATGACCAAGGTGGAATTCGACAAGGCGCGGAATATCTACTTCCAGCGCTGCGCCGGCTGCCACGGCGTACTGCGCAAGGGCGCCACCGGCAAGCCGCTGACCCCCGACATAACGCTCCCCAAGGGCAGCGAATACCTCAAGGTCTTCATCAAGTACGGATCTCCCGCCGGGATGCCGAACTGGGGAACGTCGGGCGAACTCAGCGACGACGATGTCGACCTGAT
Coding sequences within it:
- a CDS encoding cytochrome D1 domain-containing protein, which produces MMSGSKVKRAALTVSVLLLSACASQQPVALRGTGDLGVVVERATGQLQVIETTHRRALAQVSGLGDLSHASVVFSRDSRYAYVFGRDGGLTKVDLLTATIANRVVQAGNAIGGAISQDGRILVAQNYEPGGIKAFDADTLELLADVPATYGLDGKRSKVVGLADLPGNRFVYSLFDANEIRVTDLSDPRHPKTERYPSGKQPYDALVTPDGRYYIAGLFGEDGLSMLDLWHPELGVRTILPGYGRGEQALPVYKMPHLRGWAVAAGRAYLPAIGRHEVLVVELGSWKEVGRIPVKSQPVFVMARPDGREVWVNFAFPDNGWVQVIDTVGNSVVDTLQPGRAILHMEFAPKGEEVWVSARDDNKVVIYGTAKRDKRAELPAASPSGIFFTSRAFRTGF
- a CDS encoding c-type cytochrome, whose product is MFCRSILIAAFLPALVFPVHAQGIAPDDTRQSELVHMVRQDCGSCHGLTLQGGLGPALTPAALRGKPPEGLIATIVDGRPGTPMPSFRGLVDESEAAWVVERLVEGFPADGGPASTQQTAGTR
- the cobA gene encoding uroporphyrinogen-III C-methyltransferase, which gives rise to MSKNIGGFDPAVRGSDLPTRVARAGKVYLVGAGPGDPELLTLKAARLLAGAQAVVYDHLVGDGILELINPTARMIYAGKEAGHHALPQDQINHLLVQLARTGTNVVRLKGGDPFMFGRGGEEMEELLACGIECEIVPGITAACGIAACTGIPLTHRDHARSVIFTTGHLKDDTVNLDWPALARPKQTVVIYMGLAALEIICHQLMAHGLPADTPAAVIHAGTTDRQVIVADRIDRLVATARHAQLESPALIMIGSVVSLHSLAHDNRTFRELALTA